In Felis catus isolate Fca126 chromosome A3, F.catus_Fca126_mat1.0, whole genome shotgun sequence, a single genomic region encodes these proteins:
- the DEFB116 gene encoding beta-defensin 116, translated as MSVMKPYLMTISILLILVPKTPGDLFRSYYGNSQEPWIPCQLYHGRCRNTCRKNEIQYLTCPSDQKCCLKLSVKIARSNNVKDYDSDSNLSVTNISSYSKI; from the exons ATGTCAGTCATGAAGCCCTATTTAATGACCATTTCCATCCTCCTGATCCTGGTTCCTAAGACTCCAG GTGACCTGTTCAGATCCTACTATGGCAACAGCCAAGAGCCTTGGATTCCATGCCAGCTGTACCATGGCAGGTGCAGAAACACctgcagaaaaaatgaaattcaatacTTAACCTGCCCAAGTGATCAAAAGTGCTGCCTGAAACTGTCTGTGAAGATAGCCCGTTCTAACAATGTGAAGGATTATGACTCCGACTCCAACCTGTCAGTTACAAACATTTCAAGCTACTCTAAAATTTGA